The nucleotide sequence atctgtgggggggggggcagtgactgctgagagtccccaatgtctgatctgtgggggggggggcagtgaccgctgagagtccccaatgtctgatctgtggggggggggggggagtgactgctgagagtccccaatgtctgatctgtgggggggggggggggagtgactgctgagagtccccaatgtctgatctggggggggggcagtgactgctgagggtccccaatgtctgatctgtgggggggggggggggcagtgactgctgagagtccccaatgtctgatctgtggggggggggcagtgactgctgagagtccccaatgtctgatctgtggggggcagtgactgctgagagtccccaatgtctgatctgtgggggtctgactgctgagagtccccaatgtctgatctgtggggggggggggggagtgactgctgagagtccccaatgtctgatctgtgggggtctgaccgctgagagtccccaatgtctgatctgtggggggcagtgactgctgagagtccccaatgtctgatctgtgggggtctgaccgctgagagtccccaatgtctgatctgtgggggtctgactgctgagagtccccaatgtctgatctgtggggggggggggggagtgactgctgagagtccccaatgtctgatctggggggggcagtgactgctgagagtccccaatgtctgatctgtgggggtctgaccgctgagagtccccaatgtctgatctgtgggggtctgactgctgagagtccccaatgtctgatctgtgggggggggggggagtgactgctgagagtccccaatgtctgatctggggggggcagtgactgctgagagcccccaatgtctgatctggggggggggggcagtgactgctgagagtccccaatgtctgatctgtggggggggggggcagtgactgctgagagtccccaatgtctgatctgtgggggcagtgactgctgagagtccccaatgtctgatctgggggggggggggagtgattgctgagagtccccaatgtctgatctgggggggggggggcagtgactgctgagagtccccaatgtctgatctggggggggggggcagtgactgctgagagtccccaatgtctgatctgtgggggtctgaccgctgagagtccccaatgtctgatctgtgggggtctgaccgctgagagtccccaatgtctgatctgtgggggtcagtgactgctgagagtccccaatgtctgatctgtgggggggggggcagtgactgctgagagtccccaatgtctgatctgtggggggggggggcagtgactgctgagagtccccaatgtctgatctggggggggcagtgactgctgagagtccccaatgtctgatctgtgggggtctgaccGCTGAGAGTCCCCAatatctgtggggggggggggcagtgactgctgagagtccccaatgtctgatctgtggggggggggggggggcagtgactgctgagagtccccaatgtctgatctgtggggggggggggcaatgactgctgagagtccccaatgtctgatctgtgggggggggggcagtgactgctgagagtccccaatgtctgatctgtgtgggggggggcagtgactgctgagagtccccaatgtctgatctgtgggggtctgaccgctgagagtccccaatgtctgatctgtgggggtctgaccgctgagagtccccaatgtctgatctgtggggggcagtgactgctgagagtccccaatgtctgatctgtgggggtctgaccgctgagagtccccaatgtctgatctgtgggggtcagtgactgctgagagtccccaatgtctgatctgtgggggtctgaccgctgagagtccccaatgtctgatctgtgggggtcagtgactgctgagagtccccaatgtctgatctgtgggggtctgaccGCTGAGAGTCATGGTGGACACTGATGGGAGACCCTGGCACAGCAGCACTGCCCCCCTCGGTGTGAGCAGCCCCCCCAGACCCGTCACCTTTCAGGACTCATTTACTCATCACACAACCAGACTACTGTATATCTGCTGATGccccacatctcccacaatgcagcaCAGCAGGAGGATGAGCAGCACGTCTTGTCTCCCTGCTGtgctgcattgtgggagatgcaGGGTTTGGGGTCCAGAGATATGGAGGGGGAAGCTGGCAGTGACCGGAGTCGGACAGGATGGATCCTGCATCATCTCTTTATAGTCAGAGTTAACCTGTTAATGACCGATCCAGTGTATTATACATCTCTGGtccataataaaggtgcagactCCTGAGTGACCCTCGGAGGCTTATGATGGAGGCTTGAAGAGGCCGATCCTCCTGAAGTACCTGACGAGGAAGGGGACGGACACCACCGTGATGCTGATCCGCACCGGGGCAAACAGTTTATGAACGGCGTACGCCAAGACGAAGGTACTGGTGCCGGCCGCCAGCTTGGACTGGACCACAGCTTCACTGAAACCGACCCGGAGAAGCAGCGAGGGGACGTCCAGGCCGCTGCGGGAGGAAAGAGCAGAGTGAGGGGCCACCCCGGCAAAGCTGCCTGACAACCAGTATGGCCGCCAAGACAGCGCCCACTGGGGTGTCATCCAGCCGCATAACAACATCATCATCAGTGAGAGAACAATGGCGGCCGTATGCAGAAGGGCGCTCACCTGGAGACCAGAGCGTAGAATAGGCCCAGCGACACCAGCGAAATCCCAACATGGAACGCCACCGCCACCCCGCCATACTCCTTAAAGACCCGCTTCAGCTGCTGCGTCCTGCTCGGCTTCTGTCCGTCACTATCCGAGGAGACACCGCTGGGGTCAGGGGTCACCTGCAGAGCAGAGGAGCAATGAGAGCGACGCTCTGCGGATGGTACAATTATAACCTGCCCAACCCCCCCCATATCCCCCTATGTAAGGCCCCTCATATATCCCCCTGTGTGTGGCCCCTCATATATCCCCCTGTGTGTGGCCCCTCATATATCCCCCTGTGTGTGGCCCCTCATATATCCCGCTgtatgtcgcccccccccccccatatccccctGTATGTGGCCCTCATATATCCCCGTTAGTGTGGTCCCTCACatattcccccccccacacaccccctcctgtaccccccttccctgtgtgtgcccccccctatatccccctgtGTGTGCCCCCCCCTATATCCCCCGTGTATGTGGCCCCTcacatattccccccccccacacacacacacatcctcctgtaccccccttccTCGTGTGTAGCCCCTCgtgtaccccccttccctgtgtgtgcccccctatatccccctgtGTGTGGCCCCTCATGTATCCCGTCTCCCCTGTGTGTGGCCCTCATATATCCCCATGTATGTGGGACctcacatatccccccccccacacacacaccctcctgTATCCCGCCTCCCCCGTGTGTGGCCCCTCGTGTATCCCGTCTCCCCCGTGTGTGGCCCCTCGTGTATCCCGTCTCCCCCGTGTGTGGCCCCTCGTGTATCCCGTCTCCCCCGTGTGTGGCCCCTCGTGTATCCCGTCTCCCCCGTGTGTGGCCCCTCGTGTATCCCGTCTCCCCCGTGTGCGGCCCCTCCTGTACCCCGTCTCCCCCGTGTACggcccctcctgtaccccccttccccgtgtgtggcccctcgtgtaccccccttccccgtgtgttgcccctcctgtaccccccttccccgtgtgcgGCCCCTCCTGTACCCCGTCTCCCCCGTGTGTGGCCCCTCCTGTACCCCGTCTCCTCCGTGTGCGGCCCCTCGTGTACCCCGTCTCCCCCGTGTGTGGCCCCTCGTGTATCCTGTCTCCTCTGTGTGTGGCCCCTCGTGTATCCCGCCTCCCCCGTGTGTGGCCCCTCGTGTATCCTGTCTCCTCCGTGTGTGGCCCCTCGTGTATCCCGTCTCCTCCGTGTGTGGCCCCTCGTGTATCCCGTCTCCTCCGTGTGTGGCCCCTCGTGTAAACTGTCTCCTCCGTGTGCGGCCCCTCGTGTACCCCGTCTCCCCCGTGTGTGGCCCCTCGTGTATACTGTCTCCTCCGTGTGCGGCCCCTCGTGTACCCCGTCTCCCCCGTGTGTGGCCCCTCGTGTATACTGTCTCCTCCGTGTGCGGCCCCTCGTGTATCCCGTCTCCCCCGTGTGTGGCCCTTCGTGTATCCCACCTCCCCCGTGTGTGGCCCTTCGTGTACCCCGTCTCCCCCGTGTGCGGCCCCTCGTGTATCCCGTCTCCTCCGTGTGTGGCCCCTCGTGTAAACTGTCTCCTCCGTGTGCGGCCCCTCGTGTACCCCGTCTCCCCCGTGTGTGGCCCCTCGTGTATACTGTCTCCTCCGTGTGTGGCCCCTCGTGTATCCCGTCTCCTCCGTGTGCGGCCCCTCGTGTACCCCGTCTCCCCCGTGTGTGGCCCCTCGTGTATCCCGTCTCCTCCGTGTGTGGCCCCTCGTGTATCCCGTCTCCTCCGTGTGTGGCCCCTCGTGTATCCAGTCTCCTCCGTGTGTGGCCCCTCGTGTATACTGTCTCCTCCGTGTGCGGCCCCTCGTGTACCCCGTCTCCCCCGTGTGTGGCCCCTCATGTATCCCGTCCCCCCCGTGTGCGGCCCCTCGTGTACCCCGTCTCCCCCGTGTGTGGCCCTTCGTGTACCCCGTCTCCTCCGTGTGTGGCCCCTCGTGTATACTGTCTCCTCCGTGTGCGGCCCCTCGTGTACCCCGTCTCCCCCGTGTGTGGCCCCTCATGTATCCCGTCCCCCCCGTGTGCGGCCCCTCGTGTACCCCGTCTCCCCCGTGTGTGGCCCTTCGTGTATCCCACCTCCCCCGTGTGTGGCCCTTCGTGTACCCCGTCTCCTCCGTGTGTGGCCCCTCGTGTACCCCGTCTCCCCCGTGTGTGGCCCTTCGTGTACCCCGTCTCCCCCGTGTGTGGCCCCTCATGTATCCCGCCTCCTCCGTGTGTGGCCCCTCGTGTACCCCGTCTCCCCCGTGTGTGGCCCTTCGTGTACCCCGTCTCCCCCGTGTGTGGCCCCTCGTGTATCCCGCCTCCTCCGTGTGTGGCCCCTCGTGTACCCCGTCTCCCCCGTGTGTGGCCCTTCGTGTACCCCGTCTCCCCCGTGTGTGGCCCCTCGTGTATCCCGTTTCCCCCGTGTGTGGCCCCTCGTGTACCCCGTCTCCCCCGTGTGTGGCCCCTCGTGTATCCCGTTTCCCCCGTGTGTGGCCCCTCGTGTATCCAGTCTCCCCCGTGTGTGGCCCCTCGTGTATCCCGCCTCCCCCGTGTGTGGCCCCTCGTGTATCCCGCCTCCCCCGTGTGTGGCCCTTCGTGTATCCCGCCTCCCCCGTGTGTGGCCCCTCGTGTATCCCGCCTCCCCCGTGTGTGGCCCCTCGTGTATCCCGCCTCCCCCGTGTGTGGCCCCTCGTGTATCCCGCCTCCCCCGTGTGTGGCCCCTCGTGTATCCCGCCTCCCCCCGTGTGTGGCCCCTCGTGTATCCCGTTTCCTCCGTGTGTggcccctcctgtaccccccttccccgtgtgtgGCCCTTCGTGTACCCCGTTTCCCCCGTGTGTGGCCCCTCGTGTACCCCGTCTCCCCCGTGTGTGGCCCCTCGTGTATCCCGTTTCCTCCGTGTGTGGCCCCTCGTGTATCCCGCCTCCCCCGTGTGTggcccctcctgtaccccccttccccgtgtgtgGCCCTTCGTGTACCCCGTTTCCCCCGTGTGTGGCCCCTCGTGTACCCCGTCTCCCCCGTGTGTGGCCCCTCGTGTATCCCGTTTCCTCCGTGTGTggcccctcctgtaccccccttccccgtgtgtgGCCCTTCGTgtaccccccttccccgtgtgtgGCCCCTCATGTATCCCGTCTCCTCCGTGTGTGGCCCCTCGTGTATCCCGTCTCCCCCGTGTGTGGCCCCTCGTGTATCTCAcctggctgctgtatgtccgggcGCTCATGGCcgtgaggggcggcaggacgcCGGGTACAGGCCGCAAAGCCCCGGGCTCTCGTACACAGGGCGGCCGGGCAGCCCCCACACACAGGCCGCGGAGAGCAGGCCGCAGCACCGGGCCCCGGCGGAGAAGCAGTCCCGGGAGAAGCAGCATCACAACCGGCAGCCTCAGCTCTCCAGACCCCGGAAGACGCAACCCCGGCCCCGGCCTTATCTCCGCCGCCCAGAAGTAACGCGTCCCCTCCCCGGCCCGTGCACACTGCAGATAAGACGCGCGGTCATCAGCCGGGGTAATGGGAGCGATATACATCCCCTATAGCAGCGGTATATATcacctatagtatatatatatatatatatgggagcgatatacatcccctatagcagcggtatatatcacctatagtatatatatatatatatgggagcagtatacatcccctatagcaGCGGTATATAtcactatagtatatatatatatatatatatttatatatatatatatatatatatatatatatatatggagcgatatacatcccctatagtatatatatatatgggagcagtatacatcccctatagtatatatatatatatatatatatatatatatatatatatatatctatgggagcagtatacatcccctatagtatatatatatatgggagcagtatacatcacctatagtatatatatatatatatgggagcagtatacatcacctatagcatatatatatatatatgggagcagtatacatcacctatagcatatatatatatgggagcagtatacatcacctatagcatatatatatgggagcagtatacatcacctatagcaaatatatatatgggagcagtatacatcacctatagcatatatatatatatatatatatatatatatatgggagcagtatacatcacctatagcatatatatatatgggagcagtatacatcacctatagcatatatatatatgggagcagtatacatcacctatagcatatatatatatgggagcagtatacatcacctatagcatatatatatatatatatatatatatatatatatatatgggagcagtatacatcacctatagcatatatatatgggagcagtatacatcccctatagtatatatatatatgggagcagtatacatcccctatagtatatatatatatgggagcagtatacatcacctatagcatatatatatgggagcagtatacatcacctatagcaaatatatatatgggagcagtatacatcacctatagcatatatatatatatatatatatatatatataatatgggagcagtatacatcacctatagcatatatatatatgggagcagtatacatcacctatagcatatatatatatgggagcagtatacatcacctatagcatatatatatatgggagcagtatacatcacctatagcaaatatatatatgggagcagtatacatcacctatagcatatatatatatatatatatatatatatatatatatatatgggagcagtatacatcacctatagcatatatatatatgggagcagtatacatcacctatagcatatatatatatatgggagcagtatacatcacctatagcatatatatatatgggagcagtatacatcacctatagcatatatatatatgggagcagtatacatcacctatagcatatatatatatgggagcagtatacatcacctatagcatatatatatatgggagcagtatacatcacctatagcatatatatatatgggagcagtatacatcacctatagcatatatatatatgggagcagtatacatcacctatagcatatatatatatgggagcagtatacatcacctatagcatatatatatatatatatatgggagcagtatacatcacctatagcatatatatatgggagcagtatacatcacctatagcatatatatatatatatgggagcagtatacatcacctatagcatatatatatgggagcagtatacatcccctatagcatatatatatatatatatatatatatatatgggagcagtatacatcacctatagcatatatatatgggagcagtatacatcacctatagcatatatatatatatatatatatatatgggagcagtatacatcacctatagcatatatatatatatatatatatatatatatatatatatatgggagcagtatacatcacctatagcatatatatatgggagcagtatacatcacctatagcatatatatataggagcggtatacatcacctagaccagtgcttctcaaatccagtcctcaggcctcaccaacaggacACTTGTGATAATACCtggtgcactgagtataattatatcacctgtgataatacctgatgcacttagtataattatatcacctgtgctaatacctgatgcactgagtataattatatcacctgtgataatacctgatgcactgagtataattatatcacctgtgataatacctgatgcactgagtataattgtatcacctgtgataatacctgattcacttagtataattatatcacctgtgataatacctgatgcactgactataattatatcacctgtgctaatacctgatgcacagagtataattatatcacctgtgataatacctgatgcactgactataattatatcacctgtgataatacctgatgcactgactataattatatcacctgtgataatacctgatgcactgaatataattatatcacctgtgctaatacctgatgcactgactataattatatcacctgtgataatacctgatgcactgactataattatatcacctgtgataatacctgatgcactgactataattatatcacctgtgaaatactaaggaaatcctcaaaacatgagctgTTGGTGCGGCCTGAGGACTGGGATTGAGGAGCTCTGGGCTTTAGCCTGCATCGGATATCATGGATAGGGCAGACAGGCAGCCCCGGGGTGTCTGCATATTGTAGCAGGTTGAATGGGTTAATCTGGCAGGTATATTCCTCACCGGCTACTAAGAGGTTAATCTGGGGGCTGATCTCCACACAGGTGCAGGGGGATTAAAACCAGCTAGTATGATGGGAGATGGAAGCAGCCTGGTGTGCACAGTGctctactactactgatactggagctgtataccaggagagactgctgatagaggagagataaccctgtataccaggagagactgctgatagaggagagataaccctgtataccaggagagactgctgatagagagataaccctgtataccaggagagactgctgatagaggagagataaccctgtataccaggagagactgctgatagaggagagataaccctgtataccaggagagactgctgatgggggagagataaccctgtataccaggagagactgccgatgggggagagataaccctgtataccaggagagactgctgatgggtgagagataaccctgtataccaggagagactgctgatagaggagagataaccctgtataccaggagagactgctgatagaggagagataaccctgtataccaggagagactgccgatgggggagagataaccctgtataccaggagagactgctgatagaggagagataaccctgtataccaggagagactgctgatggggagagataaccctgtataccaggagagactgctgatgggggagagataaccctgtataccaggagagactgctgatagaggagagataaccctgtataccaggagaggactgctgatggggagagataaccctgtataccaggagagactgctgatagagggagagataaccctgtataccaggagagactgctgatagggagagataaccctgtataccaggagagactgctgatgggggagagataacctgtataccaggagagactgctgatagagagataaccctgtataccaggagagactgctgatgggggagagataaccctgtataccaggagagactgctgatgggggagagataaccctgtataccaggagagactgctgatagaggagagataaccctgtataccaggagagactgctgatagaggagagataccctgtataccaggagagactgctgatggggtaGAGATAACCTGTATACCAGGACGAGACTGCTGATtagaggagagataaccctgtataccaggagagactgctgatgggggagagataaccctgtataccaggagagactgctgatgggggagagataaccctgtataccaggagaggactgctgatgggggagagataaccctgtataccaggagatgactgctgatagaggagagataaccctgtataccaggagagacttgctgatgggggagagataac is from Dendropsophus ebraccatus isolate aDenEbr1 chromosome 14, aDenEbr1.pat, whole genome shotgun sequence and encodes:
- the FAM210B gene encoding protein FAM210B, mitochondrial, with the translated sequence MLLLPGLLLRRGPVLRPALRGLCVGAARPPCVREPGALRPVPGVLPPLTAMSARTYSSQVTPDPSGVSSDSDGQKPSRTQQLKRVFKEYGGVAVAFHVGISLVSLGLFYALVSSGLDVPSLLLRVGFSEAVVQSKLAAGTSTFVLAYAVHKLFAPVRISITVVSVPFLVRYFRRIGLFKPPS